A DNA window from Zonotrichia leucophrys gambelii isolate GWCS_2022_RI chromosome 15, RI_Zleu_2.0, whole genome shotgun sequence contains the following coding sequences:
- the SPRING1 gene encoding SREBP regulating gene protein: protein MVPCGAVLWRRLLRKRWVLGVVFGLSLVYFISSTFKQEERMVRDRTLLQVQEHEQPIMWKVKFSSGNSSQLSNQCRNSVQGKLLITDELGYICERKDLLVNGCCNVHVPSTKLYSCDSCLPNGCCSIYEFCVSCCLQPSKQHLLERFLNRAAMAFQNLFMAVEDHFELCLAKCRTSSQSVQHENTYRDPIAKYCYGEYPPELLPV from the exons ATGGTGCCCTGCGGGGCTGTGCTCTGGCGGAGGCTGCTCCGGAAGCGCTGGGTGCTCGGCGTCGTGTTCGGGCTCTCGCTCGTCTACTTCATCAGCAGCACCTTCAAGCAG GAAGAGAGGATGGTGAGAGATCGGACTCTCCTCCAAGTGCAGGAGCATGAGCAGCCCATCATGTGGAAGGTGAAGTTCAGCTCGGGGaacagcagccagctgagcaACCAGTGCAGGAACTCTGTGCAGGGGAAGCTCCTCATTACAGATGAACTGG GCTACATCTGTGAGAGGAAGGACCTGCTGGTgaatggctgctgcaatgtgcacGTGCCCAGCACCAAGCTGTACAGCTGTGACAGCTGCCTGCCCAACGGCTGCTGCAGCATCTACGAGTTCTGCgtgtcctgctgcctgcagcccagcaag CAACACCTCCTGGAGCGGTTCTTGAACCGGGCGGCGATGGCCTTCCAGAACCTCTTCATGGCCGTGGAGGATCACTTTGAGCTGTGTCTGGCCAAGTGCAGGACTTCATCACAG AGTGTGCAGCATGAGAACACCTACAGAGACCCAATTGCCAAATACTGCTATGGGGAGTaccccccagagctgctgcctgtctGA